A window of Salmo trutta chromosome 31, fSalTru1.1, whole genome shotgun sequence contains these coding sequences:
- the LOC115170211 gene encoding gamma-soluble NSF attachment protein: MASKINEAHEHIAKAEKNLKTSMTKWKPDFDSAASEYAKAAVCFKNAKQFEQAKDAYLKEAEYHTENKALFHAAKAIEQAGMMMKDLKKMPEAIQYIEKASMIYVENGTPDTAAMALDRAGKLIEPVSLEKAVDLYQQAAGVFENEDRLRQSAELLGKASRLLVRLRRLDEAATALQKEKNMYKDIENYPTCFKKTTAQVLVHLHRNDFVAADKCVRESYSLPGYSGSEDCVAMETLLQGYDEQDEDQVHRVCNSALLKYMDNDYAKLAISLKVPGGGAKKKTAKPPQGGAGAPAASAEDDDDYEGGLC; encoded by the exons ATGGCGTCCAAAATAAACGAAGCCCATGAACACATCGCTAAAGCGGAGAAAAA TTTAAAGACAAGCATGACAAAATGGAAGCCAGATTTTGACAGTGCTGCATCAGAATATGCCAAAGCTG CGGTGTGCTTCAAGAATGCCAAACAGTTTGAGCAAGCTAAGGATGCCTACCTGAAGGAGGCAGAGTACCACACAGAAAATAAAGCGTTGTTTCATGCAGCAAA AGCAATCGAACAAGCCGGTATGATGATGAAG GACTTGAAGAAGATGCCTGAGGCGATCCAGTACATAGAGAAGGCCAGTATGATCTACGTAGAGAACGGTACTCCAGACACCGCTGCCATGGCTCTGGACAGGGCCGGGAA ACTTATCGAGCCTGTGAGTTTAGAGAAAGCTGTGGACCTGTATCAACAGGCTGCGGGTGTGTTTGAG AATGAGGACCGCTTACGTCAGTCAGCTGAGCTCCTGGGGAAAGCTTCCAGACTGCTGGTCAGATTACGAAG ACTGGATGAAGCGGCAACCGCCCTCCAAAAAGAGAAGAACATGTATAAAGATATAGAGAATTATCCCACTTGCTTTAAG AAAACAACAGCACAGGTGCTGGTTCATCTTCACAGAAATGACTTTGTGGCTGCAGAcaagtgtgtcagagagagttaCAG CCTCCCAGGGTACAGTGGGAGTGAAGACTGCGTGGCTATGGAGACGTTACTGCAGGGATATGACGAGCAGGATGAGGACCAGGTGCATCGCGTGTGTAACTCTGCTCTGCTGAAGTACATGGACAATGAC TATGCCAAGCTGGCCATCTCCTTGAAGGTTCCTGGAGGAGGAGCGAAGAAGAAGACTGCAAAGCCACCACAGGGGGGCGCCGGAGCACCCGCTGCCTCTGCTGAGGATGACGATGACTACGAGGGAGGGCTGTGTTAG